GTTTTTCAAAATCCAAGCAACTTGTATTTACTGCCTCGGTTCAGCATTGTTTTCTGTCAGTATGTTAGTACTGACTATCATTGGTCGTAACTGGGAGGACATTGGGCAAATTTTCTTCACTGCCATTGTTGTTGGTATGGTGACTTTAATTGGAACCTTAGGTGTTTACTCTAATGCCAATAACCCTGTAGCCAACGCTAATTCAAATACTCCCATGTTATCACCAACAGGTCAACCCAAACCTGGTGTTGGTTGGGATGTCACCACGACTTCTGGTGAAGCAGAAATTCAGTTAGCACGTCACCTGACCAAAAGTGGAGCTAAGGAATACGTGGCTTGGTGGTGTCCCCACTGTCACGAACAGAAGCAACTCTTTGGTAAAGAGGCGTACAAGGAAATTAACGCCATAGAATGCGATCCCCAAGGCAAAAGCAATCCCAGTCCGGATTTGTGTAAAGCTGCTGGGATTCAAGGTTATCCTACTTGGCAAATCAATGGAAAGCTTTATCCCAACGTACAGTCATTAGAAAAATTAGCTCAAATTTCTGGATACCAAGGGCCTCGAAATTTTAAAAACTTTCCCCAGGCTTTTCAGAAGTAGCCAAAACGGTAAGTTATGGATTATGAATGATGAATTATGAAGTAAACCCCACAAATTTATCTAGAAGTTTGTAACAAGGATGTTTAGCCTTGGTTTTTCTGACTCAATTTGGGGCTTCTACCCATTTTCCAGAAAGAACGAACAATCGATTTATTCATAATTCATAATTTATAATTCATTAGTAAACTACCCACGCTGAACTTGCGTTACAGTGTGGGCTTTTAGTAGCCCTGAAGAATCTACATTGAGCGAGCAGCATAGACCATTCGAGCCTCTGGGCGGGTTTACAAAAACAGCCCCAATAGCAGCAATATTTTTGGCAGCATTCGCATCAGCATCCCCACTCCAAGAACAAGCGTCATTGGTGCATTTGAAGCGTTTGTCAGAACGCATTCCGATCTGCAAACAGCAGTGGCAAGTAAGGCTTGTATAAGCAGGAGGTACGGCAATTACCTCTACCCCTGCCTGAATACCTTTGTACTCCAAGAAAGAACGCAACTGATAAAAACTCCAAGAGTTGCTACGGCGTCTTTCGGTTTTATTTCTAGGTTGCTGATTTGTTCTTTCTCGAATACCAGTTAAGTCTTCAATCGCTACTGCTGCACTCGTTTCAGTTGCGTTCTGAATAATTTGCTTACTAATGTTGTGGTTCAGCCATTGTTGATAGCGTTTCTCTTTCCCCGACAACCGTTTCAAAATCTGTCTCGTCCTACGACGAGTAGACCTTGTGCCTTTCGAGGCTTTCTTTTGGAGAGATGCCCTGACTCTGGAAAACTTATCTCTCACCCGATTAATTTGTTGACCATCCCATTGATCGCCATTGCTAGTTACCGCAATATCACGGCGTCCAAAATCAACACCAATAACGTTATCAGATTGAATTGGCGTAGGAGGTTCGTCTTTAATTTGAATGTGGATGTAGTAGTTACCATCATGATGCTTACACAATTGAGCAGAAGTAGGTTTTTTGCCTTTTAGCTTGCCCCGTTGGTAGTTTCCTACATCAATTTTGATGTAGGAAACTACCATTTAGCAAAGTTAAGCTAACCGTCAAATCTTTCTCTCTAAAAGCAAAGATTCGGGCATCGTAATCAGCCGATGTCGGCTTGAATGCTTTAACAGGTTTCCCTTTCTGTTTAGCCGTCTTGCGATTAGCTCCGACTCTGGCACAAGCACGAACTGCTAAATTTGCACTCAACCCAAACAGAGAGCGAATCTCGTTGTATACCGTATTTTGAATAGTGGTTTTGTTAGTTATTTGTGGCTTAACGGCACGATTGGCGTAGTTACACGCATCAGCGAAAGCCTTAAGAACCAATTCAATTTCTTCCACCTGTTTAGGTGTAGGGTTGAGTTTGCAAACTATTGTCAGTACTTGTTCCATGAGTTCGACCTTCTCACATATGACTAACATTATAGACTATAATCTGTCGTGTTGTGTTTGGTGGATATTGTTAAAAACTCAACTGTCTCCACTCCCGCGTTAATTTCCGATTAACATAGGTCGGGAGACGTTTCGTTTTTAACCCGCAATTCCTCTCACCACGCTCACGGAGTCCCGTTACAGTGGGAGCCTCCTTGCGGAAGTAGGTGATAGTAATGAATAAGCAGGTTAGCAAGCATCTACTCAGGTCTTTGTTAG
This genomic interval from Scytonema hofmannii PCC 7110 contains the following:
- a CDS encoding vitamin K epoxide reductase family protein, whose amino-acid sequence is MNRRRSTPWIHRWSRVLIGAIAILGAITTAYLTVVKFTQGTTACPTKSCDLVLSSEYATVFGLPLALFGFIAYAGMATCALAPLAFDPVQKKDIRTKLENTTWLLLLAGAIAMSVFSGYLMYLLFFKIQATCIYCLGSALFSVSMLVLTIIGRNWEDIGQIFFTAIVVGMVTLIGTLGVYSNANNPVANANSNTPMLSPTGQPKPGVGWDVTTTSGEAEIQLARHLTKSGAKEYVAWWCPHCHEQKQLFGKEAYKEINAIECDPQGKSNPSPDLCKAAGIQGYPTWQINGKLYPNVQSLEKLAQISGYQGPRNFKNFPQAFQK
- a CDS encoding RNA-guided endonuclease InsQ/TnpB family protein; amino-acid sequence: MVVSYIKIDVGNYQRGKLKGKKPTSAQLCKHHDGNYYIHIQIKDEPPTPIQSDNVIGVDFGRRDIAVTSNGDQWDGQQINRVRDKFSRVRASLQKKASKGTRSTRRRTRQILKRLSGKEKRYQQWLNHNISKQIIQNATETSAAVAIEDLTGIRERTNQQPRNKTERRRSNSWSFYQLRSFLEYKGIQAGVEVIAVPPAYTSLTCHCCLQIGMRSDKRFKCTNDACSWSGDADANAAKNIAAIGAVFVNPPRGSNGLCCSLNVDSSGLLKAHTVTQVQRG
- a CDS encoding transposase; translation: MEQVLTIVCKLNPTPKQVEEIELVLKAFADACNYANRAVKPQITNKTTIQNTVYNEIRSLFGLSANLAVRACARVGANRKTAKQKGKPVKAFKPTSADYDARIFAFREKDLTVSLTLLNGSFLHQN